One Sphingomonas sp. LHG3406-1 genomic window carries:
- a CDS encoding type II toxin-antitoxin system RatA family toxin: MPRHTEHRFLPYSPEQLFELVADVKRYDEFLPWVTAVRIRSSSETEMVADLIVGFGAFRERFTSRVAKHRPEKITVDYVEGPLKFLHNEWRFEPVEGGTNLHFTVDFAFRNRLFEAVAGQVFDRALRRMTGAFEARAAALYGSSPTEPASGS, translated from the coding sequence ATGCCCCGCCACACCGAGCATCGTTTCCTGCCCTATAGCCCCGAGCAATTGTTCGAGTTGGTGGCGGACGTGAAGCGTTATGACGAGTTCCTGCCGTGGGTGACGGCGGTGCGCATCCGCTCGTCGAGCGAGACTGAGATGGTAGCGGACCTGATCGTAGGCTTCGGTGCGTTCCGCGAGCGCTTCACCAGCCGAGTCGCCAAGCATCGGCCGGAGAAGATCACTGTCGACTACGTCGAGGGCCCTCTCAAATTCCTTCATAACGAGTGGCGTTTCGAACCGGTCGAGGGCGGCACCAACCTCCACTTCACCGTCGATTTCGCTTTCCGCAACCGTTTGTTCGAAGCCGTCGCAGGACAGGTGTTCGATCGGGCACTGCGGAGGATGACTGGTGCCTTCGAAGCGCGCGCCGCAGCGCTCTACGGTAGTTCACCGACCGAGCCCGCTTCAGGCAGCTAA
- the lipA gene encoding lipoyl synthase has protein sequence MNAPAELPAKPKARKPDWIRVKAPTSQGYAETRRLMRSLNLATVCEEAACPNIGECWTKKHATVMILGDTCTRACAFCNVKTGMPRAVDPMEPQNTAIAAAELGLEHIVITSVDRDDLPDGGASQFVKVIEALRRETPKTTIEILTPDFRNKSEEAVARIVDAGPDVYNHNLETVPRLYPTIRPGARYYASLRLLESVKRRAPHIFTKSGVMVGLGEQRLEVHQVMDDMRSADIDFLTMGQYLQPTPRHANVEEFVTPDAFKAYAAIARAKGFLLVAASPLTRSSYHAGDDFRKMQAARAERLAR, from the coding sequence ATGAACGCGCCCGCCGAACTTCCCGCCAAGCCCAAGGCCCGCAAGCCCGACTGGATCCGGGTCAAGGCGCCGACCAGCCAAGGCTATGCCGAGACCCGGCGCCTGATGCGCAGCCTCAACCTCGCCACCGTCTGCGAGGAGGCGGCCTGCCCCAACATCGGGGAGTGCTGGACCAAGAAGCACGCCACCGTGATGATCCTTGGCGACACCTGCACGCGCGCTTGCGCCTTCTGCAACGTCAAGACCGGCATGCCGCGCGCCGTCGACCCGATGGAGCCGCAGAACACCGCCATTGCAGCGGCCGAACTCGGGCTCGAGCACATCGTCATCACTAGCGTTGATCGTGACGACCTGCCCGATGGCGGTGCCAGCCAGTTCGTCAAAGTGATCGAGGCTCTCCGCCGCGAGACCCCCAAGACGACCATCGAAATTCTGACGCCCGACTTCCGGAACAAGTCGGAAGAAGCGGTGGCCAGGATCGTCGATGCCGGCCCCGACGTCTACAACCACAATCTCGAGACGGTCCCAAGGCTTTACCCGACGATCCGGCCGGGCGCGCGCTATTATGCGTCGCTCCGCCTTCTCGAGAGCGTAAAGCGCCGCGCCCCGCACATTTTCACCAAGTCGGGGGTCATGGTCGGCCTTGGCGAGCAACGGCTCGAAGTGCATCAGGTGATGGACGACATGCGCTCGGCCGACATCGATTTCCTTACCATGGGGCAATATCTTCAGCCGACTCCGCGGCATGCGAATGTCGAGGAGTTCGTCACCCCGGACGCATTCAAGGCCTATGCCGCGATCGCTCGCGCCAAGGGCTTCCTGCTGGTCGCCGCCAGCCCGCTGACTCGGTCCAGCTATCATGCGGGCGACGACTTCCGGAAGATGCAGGCCGCCCGCGCGGAGCGGCTCGCCCGCTAG
- a CDS encoding carbonic anhydrase, which yields MPEYRALLRGYHRFRSAGYRDQHRRWEQLAEGQEPPVMIIGCCDSRVDPATIFDTVPGQAFILRNVANLVPPFEQDGGLHGVSAALEFAVTKLEVKHIVVMGHGACGGISAALAGHGEPDRIFIDKWIGLLDQARDRVIANEPENPQHALELEGVKISLGNLRTFPFVAEREAAGQLKLHGCWFAIAEGTLYELDESAGEFLPVPEAS from the coding sequence ATGCCTGAATATCGTGCCCTTCTCCGCGGATATCATCGCTTTCGCTCCGCCGGCTACCGCGACCAGCACCGCCGCTGGGAGCAATTGGCCGAGGGTCAGGAGCCACCGGTGATGATCATCGGCTGCTGCGACAGCCGGGTCGACCCAGCCACGATATTCGACACCGTGCCCGGCCAGGCCTTCATCCTGCGCAACGTCGCCAATCTGGTGCCACCGTTCGAGCAGGACGGCGGCCTGCACGGGGTCTCGGCTGCGCTGGAGTTTGCCGTCACCAAGCTCGAGGTGAAGCACATCGTGGTAATGGGCCACGGCGCGTGCGGCGGTATCAGTGCGGCGCTGGCCGGTCATGGTGAGCCTGATCGCATCTTCATCGACAAGTGGATCGGGCTGCTCGACCAGGCCCGCGACCGTGTGATTGCCAACGAACCCGAGAATCCACAGCATGCGCTGGAACTCGAGGGCGTGAAGATCAGCCTAGGCAATCTCCGGACCTTCCCCTTCGTCGCCGAGCGCGAGGCCGCAGGACAGCTAAAGCTGCACGGTTGCTGGTTCGCGATCGCCGAAGGAACGCTGTACGAGCTGGACGAGAGCGCCGGCGAGTTCCTGCCGGTGCCGGAGGCCTCCTGA
- a CDS encoding NYN domain-containing protein has product MDRDRNIALLIDADNASPDHLDEVLLVLGELGAINVRRAYGNWSKPALKGWGQLTTQHSIQPIQQFDVVKGKSATDMRMVIDAMDMLYRGKLEGLGIMSSDSDFLPLAQRIREAGIPVYGFGTAKTPISFQNSCTRFFDVAALAAAENGEPADPEHEARAVEEELLHVLGAAWKQSKRDDDGFASLSEVGQRAKAVLSFSVRNYGARSLSELVRTMPEFQVKEIDGGGLLVRRVR; this is encoded by the coding sequence ATGGACCGTGACCGCAACATCGCCTTGCTGATCGACGCCGACAATGCGTCGCCAGACCACCTCGACGAAGTCCTGCTGGTGCTGGGTGAGCTCGGCGCGATCAACGTGCGGCGGGCTTACGGCAATTGGTCCAAGCCTGCCCTCAAGGGCTGGGGGCAGCTGACCACCCAGCATTCCATCCAGCCGATCCAGCAGTTCGACGTGGTCAAGGGCAAGTCGGCGACCGACATGAGGATGGTGATCGACGCCATGGACATGCTCTACCGGGGCAAGCTCGAGGGCCTCGGAATCATGTCGAGCGACAGCGACTTCCTGCCACTCGCCCAGCGCATTCGAGAGGCCGGTATTCCGGTCTATGGTTTTGGGACCGCCAAGACCCCGATCAGCTTTCAGAACAGCTGCACCCGCTTCTTCGACGTTGCCGCCCTTGCCGCCGCGGAAAATGGCGAGCCGGCCGACCCGGAGCATGAAGCGCGCGCTGTCGAGGAAGAGCTGCTGCACGTGCTCGGTGCCGCCTGGAAGCAGAGCAAGCGGGACGACGATGGCTTCGCTTCCCTGTCCGAAGTCGGCCAGCGGGCAAAGGCCGTGCTGAGCTTCTCCGTCCGCAACTATGGCGCCCGCTCCTTGAGCGAACTGGTGCGCACCATGCCAGAGTTCCAAGTCAAGGAAATCGATGGCGGCGGCCTGCTGGTGCGTCGGGTCCGCTAG
- a CDS encoding pyridoxamine 5'-phosphate oxidase family protein — MADAERADELKQLFWEELKDSPFVMIGLQGVEDSRTRPWTAQVNWQDEKQLQQGGDIYFFGAKSEAIVKGLSQNNKVVCTFVSKGHKVFAHIHGTLELVNDRSLIDRFWNPIIASWYKGGKDDPDLQLLRFDTSKAEIWKAEAGATLVAAALKMLGRDPGEDHQRENQAEVAL, encoded by the coding sequence GTGGCCGATGCCGAGCGCGCCGACGAGCTCAAGCAGCTGTTCTGGGAGGAGCTGAAGGACAGCCCCTTCGTGATGATTGGCCTTCAGGGCGTGGAAGACAGCCGTACGCGCCCCTGGACCGCACAGGTCAATTGGCAGGATGAGAAGCAGCTACAGCAGGGCGGCGACATCTACTTCTTCGGCGCCAAGTCTGAAGCGATCGTCAAGGGGCTCAGCCAGAACAACAAGGTCGTCTGCACCTTTGTTTCGAAGGGCCACAAGGTCTTCGCTCATATCCACGGCACACTCGAGCTCGTTAATGACCGGTCGCTGATCGATCGGTTCTGGAACCCGATCATCGCCAGCTGGTACAAGGGCGGGAAGGACGACCCTGACCTTCAGCTGCTTCGGTTCGATACGAGCAAGGCGGAGATCTGGAAGGCGGAAGCCGGTGCGACCCTCGTCGCTGCCGCGCTCAAGATGCTCGGCCGCGATCCCGGCGAGGATCACCAGCGCGAGAATCAGGCGGAAGTCGCCCTCTAA
- a CDS encoding hemerythrin domain-containing protein translates to MATRNETRERNRRSTNGNRKSDSTERSAFSFGTGDTGAAPLLGALAAGAAIGIGANWARKFIQQKSESMMAGGEWDQILALEHKATLAKFDLLLATDDSDTGKRASLVKTIHYALNKHAHQEEQVVYPALRQANETVDADHLEHEHGYVKTYLYRLENMEKDSAEFLPTVREFRQLIEEHARMEEEQVYPRFKAALTPEQDKKISMLMNKEGMKMN, encoded by the coding sequence ATGGCCACGCGTAACGAGACTCGTGAGCGCAATCGGCGCAGCACGAACGGGAACCGCAAGAGCGATTCCACCGAGCGGAGTGCCTTTAGCTTCGGGACCGGTGACACAGGCGCCGCCCCGTTGCTCGGCGCCCTAGCCGCCGGCGCGGCGATCGGTATCGGTGCCAATTGGGCGCGCAAGTTCATCCAGCAAAAGTCGGAATCGATGATGGCTGGCGGCGAGTGGGACCAGATCCTGGCGCTCGAGCACAAGGCGACCCTTGCCAAGTTCGACCTGCTGCTCGCTACCGACGACAGCGACACCGGCAAGCGCGCGAGCCTGGTCAAGACCATCCACTATGCGCTGAACAAGCATGCGCACCAGGAAGAGCAGGTCGTCTATCCGGCGCTTCGCCAGGCCAATGAGACGGTCGATGCCGACCATCTCGAGCATGAGCATGGCTATGTGAAGACCTACCTTTATCGCCTCGAGAACATGGAAAAGGACTCGGCCGAGTTCCTTCCGACCGTTCGCGAGTTCCGCCAGCTGATCGAAGAGCATGCGCGAATGGAGGAGGAGCAGGTCTATCCCCGCTTCAAGGCCGCGCTGACGCCCGAGCAGGACAAGAAGATCTCCATGCTGATGAACAAGGAAGGCATGAAGATGAATTGA
- the dnaE gene encoding DNA polymerase III subunit alpha, whose translation MAFVPLRILSSFSMLEGAIEPKALAKLAKKLGFPAAGLTDRNGLYAAMAFSEAAMDAGVQPIIGATLGLGRPAAWGGKEETVDWLVLLAKDEGGYANLCRLVSKAHMERPDHLDPHVTLADLRTHSEGLIAMTAGGEGSVVRLLADGQASKAHVALGELAAIFPDRLYVEISRRGDAAEEAAEGALLDLADTLNLPIVATNPALYAEPDFHAAHDAMLCIANSAYVDEAERPRSSEHAWLKPEAAMSELFDDLPEALANTLVIARRCAVAAPKRRPILPRMGEDEDEALRAAARAGLEKRIAAYAEELKPAYRERLDFELDVIVRMGFAGYFLIVADFIQWAKNNDIPVGPGRGSGAGSAVAWALLITDLDPLALGLLFERFLNPERVSMPDFDIDFCETHRDRVIRYVQEKYGRDKVAQIITFGRLKARAVLKDTGRVLQMSYGHVDRLAKLVPNHPTDPWTLERSLNGVSELAAEVKNEPQVKRLFDLAMKLEGLPRHSSTHAAGVVIGDRPLQELVPLHRDPRSDMPVTQFDMKYVEGAGLVKFDFLGLKTLSVLKEGQRLLAKRGVEVDFAKLGWEDPKVYELLQRGDTVGVFQLESEGMRRTLAAVRPTSFGDIIALVSLYRPGPMDNIPLFGDRKNGRQIIEYPHPLLEDVLKETYGIFVYQEQVMQAAQVLAGYSLGEADLLRRAMGKKIKSEMDAQRARFVEGCAVKDIKSAKANELFDLIDKFAGYGFNKSHAAAYALVAYHTAWLKAHHPAEFFAASMSYDIHQTDKLCLFVDDLRRLGLTLLPPDINASEAAFDVEDGSAGLSVRYALGALKGVGEKAMEELVAERLKKSFSSLEDFAARIDPRILNRRQLESLAAAGALDGLNSDRAAVHAGAETILAHAQSAHGERTSGQGGLFGGADAAESMTAIRLPRDTHWTLAERMAAERDAFGFYFSAHPVDHHKHLLSAHRVRVSTDLASVPIPAEGRGGATMAGLVEEARWRTSQRGRRFLMARFSDSGGQFDATVFDVEAAAAVEAAAKAGQCGLLSVELDRRPGEEQPRVTIKRFQPLEELARRSRVELTVRVPEASVLEAVLGEIARCEAGSGMVRLSVPVSGDREAVLLLPGRFAVDAEVAARLARFVGDDGVTLAAAEQLRLVG comes from the coding sequence ATGGCCTTCGTTCCCCTTCGCATCCTTTCTTCCTTCTCCATGCTGGAGGGGGCGATCGAGCCGAAGGCGCTGGCCAAGTTAGCAAAGAAGCTCGGCTTTCCCGCCGCCGGCCTGACCGATCGCAACGGACTCTATGCTGCCATGGCTTTCAGCGAGGCGGCGATGGACGCCGGCGTGCAGCCGATCATCGGCGCGACGCTGGGACTCGGTCGGCCGGCGGCCTGGGGCGGGAAGGAAGAAACGGTCGACTGGCTGGTTCTGCTCGCCAAGGACGAGGGCGGTTACGCCAATCTCTGCCGGCTGGTGAGCAAGGCGCACATGGAGCGGCCGGATCACCTCGATCCCCATGTCACGCTGGCCGACCTGAGGACCCATAGCGAAGGCTTGATTGCCATGACTGCGGGCGGGGAGGGGAGCGTCGTGCGCCTTCTTGCAGATGGGCAGGCCAGCAAGGCGCACGTAGCGCTGGGCGAGCTGGCGGCAATCTTTCCGGATCGGCTCTATGTGGAGATCAGCCGTCGCGGCGACGCCGCTGAGGAAGCTGCCGAAGGAGCGCTGCTCGACCTCGCCGACACCCTGAACCTCCCGATCGTCGCTACCAATCCGGCTCTCTACGCTGAACCCGACTTCCACGCGGCGCATGACGCCATGCTGTGCATTGCCAACAGTGCCTACGTCGACGAGGCCGAGCGCCCGCGTTCGAGTGAGCATGCCTGGCTGAAGCCCGAAGCCGCGATGTCCGAGCTGTTCGATGATCTGCCGGAAGCGCTTGCAAACACGCTCGTCATTGCACGCCGCTGTGCGGTGGCCGCGCCCAAGCGCCGACCGATCCTGCCGCGCATGGGTGAGGACGAGGATGAAGCGCTGCGGGCGGCAGCACGGGCGGGACTCGAGAAGCGTATCGCGGCTTATGCCGAGGAACTGAAGCCCGCTTATCGCGAGCGGCTGGACTTCGAACTCGACGTCATCGTCCGGATGGGCTTCGCGGGCTACTTCCTGATCGTCGCCGACTTCATCCAATGGGCCAAGAACAACGATATTCCGGTGGGACCGGGGCGTGGTTCCGGCGCGGGCTCGGCGGTCGCCTGGGCTTTGCTCATCACCGACCTCGACCCGCTCGCCTTGGGGCTGCTGTTCGAGCGCTTCCTCAACCCCGAGCGAGTGTCGATGCCGGACTTCGACATCGACTTCTGCGAAACGCATCGCGACCGGGTGATCCGCTACGTCCAGGAGAAGTACGGGCGGGACAAGGTGGCGCAGATCATCACCTTCGGGCGCCTCAAGGCTCGCGCCGTGCTCAAGGACACCGGCCGCGTACTGCAGATGAGCTACGGCCATGTCGACCGGCTCGCGAAGCTCGTCCCCAATCACCCAACCGATCCGTGGACGCTGGAGCGTTCGCTGAACGGTGTCAGCGAGTTGGCGGCGGAAGTGAAGAACGAGCCGCAGGTGAAGCGCTTGTTCGATCTCGCCATGAAGCTCGAAGGCCTGCCGCGCCACAGCTCGACCCATGCCGCCGGCGTGGTCATCGGGGATCGGCCGTTGCAGGAGCTGGTGCCGCTCCACCGCGATCCGCGCTCGGACATGCCGGTCACCCAGTTCGACATGAAATATGTTGAGGGCGCTGGACTGGTGAAGTTCGACTTTCTGGGCCTCAAGACCCTGTCGGTACTGAAGGAAGGCCAGCGCCTGCTCGCCAAGCGAGGGGTCGAAGTCGACTTTGCCAAGCTCGGCTGGGAGGATCCCAAGGTCTACGAATTGCTCCAGCGCGGCGATACGGTCGGCGTGTTCCAGCTTGAATCGGAAGGCATGCGACGGACGCTGGCCGCGGTCCGGCCAACCAGCTTCGGCGACATCATCGCGCTGGTGTCGCTCTACCGTCCCGGCCCGATGGACAACATTCCTCTGTTCGGCGACCGCAAGAACGGCCGGCAGATCATTGAATATCCTCACCCGCTTTTGGAAGACGTGCTGAAGGAAACCTACGGCATCTTCGTCTACCAGGAACAGGTGATGCAGGCGGCGCAGGTGCTCGCCGGCTACAGCCTCGGCGAAGCGGACTTGCTGCGCCGCGCCATGGGCAAGAAGATCAAGAGCGAGATGGACGCCCAGCGCGCCCGTTTCGTCGAGGGTTGCGCGGTCAAGGACATCAAGTCCGCCAAGGCCAACGAACTCTTCGACTTGATCGATAAGTTCGCAGGGTACGGCTTCAACAAGAGCCACGCGGCCGCCTACGCCCTTGTCGCCTACCATACGGCCTGGCTGAAGGCGCATCATCCGGCGGAGTTCTTCGCCGCCTCGATGAGCTACGACATTCACCAGACCGACAAGCTCTGCTTGTTCGTCGACGATCTCCGGCGACTAGGGCTGACCCTGCTTCCGCCCGACATCAACGCCAGTGAAGCCGCGTTCGACGTCGAGGACGGTTCGGCAGGCCTGTCAGTCCGCTATGCCCTCGGCGCGCTCAAGGGCGTCGGCGAAAAGGCGATGGAGGAGCTGGTCGCCGAGCGGCTCAAGAAGTCCTTCTCCAGCCTTGAGGATTTTGCGGCGCGGATCGATCCCCGGATTCTCAACCGGCGCCAGTTGGAGAGCCTGGCGGCGGCTGGCGCCCTGGACGGGCTCAATTCCGATCGGGCCGCGGTCCATGCGGGCGCGGAGACCATCCTCGCGCATGCCCAGTCTGCCCATGGCGAGCGGACGAGCGGGCAGGGCGGGCTGTTCGGCGGCGCGGACGCAGCGGAAAGCATGACCGCTATCCGCCTTCCACGCGACACCCACTGGACGCTGGCGGAACGTATGGCGGCGGAGCGCGACGCGTTCGGCTTCTACTTTTCCGCTCACCCGGTCGATCACCACAAGCACCTCCTTTCCGCCCACCGCGTCCGGGTCTCGACCGATCTGGCCTCGGTGCCCATCCCGGCAGAGGGCAGGGGAGGCGCGACCATGGCGGGGCTGGTGGAGGAAGCGCGTTGGCGTACGTCGCAGCGTGGCCGGCGCTTCCTCATGGCCCGCTTCAGCGACAGCGGCGGCCAGTTCGATGCGACGGTATTCGACGTCGAGGCGGCCGCGGCCGTCGAAGCGGCGGCGAAGGCGGGGCAATGCGGGTTGCTGTCGGTCGAACTCGACCGGCGGCCCGGCGAGGAACAGCCGCGCGTGACCATCAAGCGCTTCCAGCCCCTCGAGGAGCTAGCTCGCCGGAGCCGGGTCGAACTGACGGTGCGCGTGCCGGAAGCATCCGTGCTGGAGGCAGTACTCGGCGAGATCGCCCGCTGCGAAGCGGGGAGCGGAATGGTCCGCCTGTCGGTGCCGGTCAGCGGCGATCGCGAGGCCGTGCTGCTGCTGCCCGGGCGGTTCGCGGTCGACGCCGAAGTCGCCGCCCGTCTTGCTCGGTTCGTAGGGGACGACGGCGTCACACTCGCCGCGGCCGAACAATTGAGGCTGGTGGGCTAG
- a CDS encoding ABC transporter ATP-binding protein — protein sequence MSEAVLATRDLRRSFTQADVTIEVLRGVDLAVQPGEIVALLGPSGSGKSTLLQAVGLLEGGFQGSIRINGRQAEALDTDERTDLRREALGFVYQFHHLLPDFTAIENVTLPQLIRGADPEPARERAIALLTALGLGHRLDHRPAKLSGGEQQRVAVARALANRPPLVLADEPTGNLDEHTADVVLAEFLHLVRKEGSAALVATHNERLARKMDRVIRLHEGRLEMLGPKPA from the coding sequence ATGAGTGAGGCGGTTCTCGCGACGAGGGACCTCCGCCGGTCCTTCACTCAGGCCGACGTCACCATCGAGGTGCTGCGCGGCGTCGATCTTGCCGTCCAGCCTGGCGAGATCGTCGCCCTTCTTGGACCGTCGGGCTCGGGTAAATCGACCCTGCTTCAGGCCGTCGGCCTGCTCGAGGGTGGCTTCCAAGGGTCCATCCGAATCAATGGCCGTCAGGCGGAAGCGCTGGACACGGACGAGCGGACCGACCTCCGACGCGAGGCGCTCGGATTCGTCTACCAGTTCCACCACCTGCTGCCGGACTTCACGGCCATCGAGAATGTCACCCTGCCGCAGCTCATCCGCGGCGCTGACCCTGAGCCCGCGCGCGAACGGGCCATTGCGCTGCTGACGGCACTCGGCCTCGGCCACCGCCTCGACCATCGGCCTGCCAAGCTCAGTGGCGGCGAGCAGCAGCGCGTGGCGGTCGCCCGCGCGCTCGCCAATCGTCCGCCGCTGGTCCTCGCGGACGAGCCCACCGGCAATCTCGACGAGCATACCGCCGACGTGGTGCTCGCCGAATTCCTCCACCTCGTTCGCAAGGAAGGCAGCGCCGCGCTGGTCGCCACCCATAACGAGCGGCTGGCCCGCAAGATGGACCGTGTGATCCGCCTCCACGAAGGGCGGCTCGAGATGCTGGGACCAAAGCCGGCCTGA
- a CDS encoding lipoprotein-releasing ABC transporter permease subunit encodes MILNRYERIIAKRYLLPGKGEGERFIFLVSMISLGAVALGVAALIIVMSVMNGFRAELFEKTAGLNGHAIMTGYDGRIEGWQAIADGTRKVPGVTSALPLIEQPLMASANGRVEGVLVRGMRLSDIRENPVLSGGVKSGSFANLRPGCNCVAIGTRLALQLGTYPGGEISLISPDGRATPVGTVPRIVSYTVAATFEVGVYDYDNAFVIMPMEDAQTFMMLGDAVSNIEIKVTDPDRIDDQMPALRQLIQGRGEAVDWRSMNAAIFEALEVERVAMFVVLSLIILVAVFNILSSLIMLVRAKTRDIAILRTMGASRKGMMKVFVTVGTTIGSLGIAFGLLLGAIFLFFRQPIVDAIQWMTGQNLWDPSVRFLSELPSKTDPVEVTAIVVTAFVLSFLSTLYPAWKAASTDPVQVLRYE; translated from the coding sequence ATGATCCTCAACCGCTATGAGCGGATCATTGCCAAGCGCTACCTGCTTCCCGGCAAGGGAGAAGGCGAGCGTTTCATCTTTCTCGTCTCGATGATCAGCCTCGGGGCCGTCGCACTCGGCGTCGCGGCCCTGATCATCGTCATGAGCGTGATGAACGGCTTCCGCGCCGAACTGTTCGAGAAGACGGCGGGCCTCAATGGCCATGCCATCATGACCGGTTATGACGGGCGGATCGAAGGCTGGCAGGCCATCGCCGACGGGACCCGCAAGGTCCCGGGCGTCACTTCCGCGCTCCCGCTGATCGAGCAGCCTCTGATGGCCAGCGCCAACGGCCGGGTCGAAGGCGTGCTGGTGCGCGGCATGCGCCTTTCGGACATCCGCGAGAACCCGGTGCTGTCGGGCGGTGTGAAGAGCGGCAGCTTCGCCAACCTCAGGCCCGGCTGCAATTGCGTGGCCATCGGCACCCGGCTTGCCCTGCAGCTCGGCACCTATCCTGGCGGCGAGATCAGCCTGATCAGCCCGGACGGCCGAGCAACGCCCGTCGGCACCGTCCCGCGCATCGTCAGCTACACCGTCGCAGCTACCTTCGAGGTGGGCGTCTACGACTATGACAATGCCTTCGTCATCATGCCGATGGAGGACGCGCAGACCTTCATGATGCTCGGTGATGCGGTCAGTAACATCGAGATCAAGGTCACCGACCCCGATCGCATCGACGATCAGATGCCGGCGCTACGCCAGCTCATCCAGGGGCGCGGCGAAGCGGTCGACTGGCGCAGCATGAACGCCGCCATCTTCGAGGCACTGGAAGTCGAGAGGGTGGCGATGTTCGTGGTCCTTTCGCTGATCATCCTCGTGGCGGTATTCAACATCCTGTCGAGCCTGATCATGCTGGTCCGCGCCAAGACCCGCGACATCGCCATCCTGCGCACCATGGGCGCGAGCCGGAAGGGCATGATGAAGGTGTTCGTGACCGTCGGAACCACCATTGGCTCGCTGGGGATCGCGTTTGGGCTGCTGCTCGGCGCCATCTTCCTTTTCTTCCGCCAGCCGATCGTCGACGCGATCCAGTGGATGACCGGCCAGAACCTCTGGGACCCGAGCGTCCGCTTTCTTTCCGAGCTGCCGAGCAAGACTGATCCGGTCGAGGTGACGGCGATCGTGGTTACGGCATTCGTCCTCAGCTTCCTGTCGACGCTCTATCCCGCGTGGAAGGCGGCGAGCACGGATCCGGTGCAGGTGCTTCGTTATGAGTGA
- the proS gene encoding proline--tRNA ligase gives MRLSQAFLPVLKESPADAQIVSHKLMLRAGLVRQTAAGIYAWLPLGHRVLKKIEQIVREEQDKAGAIELLMPTLQSADLWRQSGRYDAYGPEMLRIRDRHEREILYGPTNEEMITALFAAETRSYRELPRTLYHIQWKFRDEVRPRFGVMRGREFLMKDAYSFDLDEAGARLSYYKQMLAYLRTFQRLGIQAVPMRAANGPIGGDLSHEFIVLAPTGESEVFYDAAYDSFDWSQSDLNYADEAGLKGLFDRVNNTYAATDETHDEAKWAELPADRQRTGRGIEVGHIFYFGTKYSDAMGLKVSGPDGSTVVPHMGSYGVGVSRLVGAIIEASHDDNGIVWPEAVAPWQVGLVTMRGDDAASQAAASDLYAKLTEAGVDTLYDDRDERGGAKLAGMDLMGLPKQLILGPRGLAAGTVELKDRRTGEKQELSIESALARLTA, from the coding sequence ATGCGCCTTTCCCAAGCCTTCCTTCCCGTCCTCAAGGAGAGCCCAGCCGACGCCCAGATCGTCAGCCACAAGCTGATGCTCCGCGCCGGGCTCGTCCGCCAGACCGCTGCCGGTATCTATGCCTGGCTTCCGCTCGGCCACCGGGTGCTCAAGAAGATTGAGCAGATCGTGCGCGAGGAGCAGGATAAGGCAGGCGCCATCGAACTGCTCATGCCGACTCTCCAGTCCGCCGACCTGTGGCGGCAGAGCGGGCGCTACGACGCCTACGGCCCTGAGATGCTGCGCATTCGCGACCGCCACGAGCGCGAGATCCTCTACGGTCCGACCAACGAGGAGATGATCACCGCGCTGTTCGCGGCTGAGACGCGTTCCTACCGCGAACTCCCGCGCACGCTTTACCATATTCAGTGGAAGTTCCGGGACGAGGTCCGCCCGCGCTTCGGTGTCATGCGCGGGCGCGAGTTCCTGATGAAGGACGCCTACAGCTTCGACCTCGACGAGGCGGGCGCGCGGCTCAGCTACTACAAGCAGATGCTCGCCTATCTGCGCACCTTCCAGCGGCTGGGCATCCAGGCGGTGCCGATGCGCGCCGCCAACGGCCCGATCGGTGGCGACCTCAGCCACGAATTCATCGTCCTTGCGCCGACCGGCGAAAGCGAGGTCTTCTACGACGCTGCCTACGACAGCTTCGACTGGAGCCAGTCCGACCTCAACTATGCCGACGAGGCGGGGCTGAAGGGCTTGTTCGACCGGGTGAACAATACCTACGCCGCCACCGACGAGACGCATGACGAGGCAAAGTGGGCCGAGCTGCCCGCCGATCGCCAGCGCACCGGCCGCGGAATCGAGGTAGGCCACATCTTCTACTTCGGCACCAAATACAGCGATGCCATGGGTCTGAAGGTGTCGGGTCCCGACGGAAGCACCGTCGTTCCGCACATGGGCAGCTACGGCGTTGGCGTCAGCCGCTTGGTTGGCGCGATCATCGAGGCTAGCCATGACGACAATGGCATCGTCTGGCCCGAGGCGGTGGCGCCCTGGCAGGTCGGCCTCGTCACGATGCGCGGCGACGATGCGGCGTCGCAGGCAGCGGCTTCCGATCTCTATGCCAAGCTGACCGAAGCTGGCGTCGACACCCTCTACGACGATCGCGACGAGCGGGGCGGGGCCAAGCTCGCCGGCATGGACCTGATGGGCCTGCCCAAGCAGCTCATCCTCGGTCCGCGCGGCCTGGCCGCCGGGACCGTCGAGCTCAAGGACCGGCGCACCGGCGAGAAGCAGGAGCTCAGCATCGAGAGCGCCTTGGCGAGGCTCACCGCATGA